The following proteins come from a genomic window of Bradyrhizobium paxllaeri:
- a CDS encoding ABC transporter substrate-binding protein: MISAAIGASALAADTVVLRVGDQKGGNRSLLEISGYAKDLPYKIEWSEFPAAAPILEALNAGALDVGYTGDLSFLTVYAAGAPIKAIGGTRSDARTQAILVRQDSPIKAIADLKGKRLAGTRGGWGQFLIDATLEKAGYKIDDATFAPLGPVDAKIALVAGSIDAWAVWEPYVSYATLKDNARIVANGEGLTPTVTFIVASDSAIATKRAAVQDLVQRLNKARLWSLDHLPEYAKNTAELTKLPEDVLLSAYKAQRTSPIAIDENIKEVQEASDRATRYGILSKKLDINKAVDRSFTAAANSN; the protein is encoded by the coding sequence ATGATCAGCGCAGCGATCGGAGCATCGGCGCTGGCGGCCGATACGGTCGTGCTTCGCGTCGGCGACCAGAAGGGCGGCAACCGATCGCTGCTGGAGATTTCAGGCTACGCGAAGGATTTGCCCTACAAGATCGAATGGTCGGAATTTCCTGCCGCCGCGCCGATTCTCGAAGCGCTCAACGCAGGCGCGCTCGATGTCGGCTATACTGGCGACCTGTCGTTCCTGACCGTGTATGCCGCCGGCGCGCCGATCAAGGCCATCGGCGGTACCCGCTCTGATGCCAGGACGCAAGCGATCCTCGTCCGTCAGGACTCGCCGATCAAAGCCATCGCCGACCTCAAGGGCAAGCGGCTGGCCGGAACGCGTGGGGGCTGGGGCCAGTTCCTGATCGATGCGACGCTGGAGAAGGCCGGATACAAGATCGACGACGCGACCTTTGCGCCGCTCGGACCGGTGGACGCGAAGATCGCGCTGGTCGCGGGCTCGATCGACGCATGGGCGGTGTGGGAGCCCTACGTGTCTTACGCGACACTGAAGGACAATGCGCGGATCGTTGCCAACGGCGAAGGCCTCACGCCCACCGTCACCTTCATCGTGGCATCAGACAGCGCCATCGCTACCAAGCGCGCGGCCGTACAGGATCTCGTGCAACGGCTCAACAAGGCGCGGCTGTGGTCGCTCGATCATCTGCCCGAATATGCGAAGAACACTGCCGAGCTCACGAAACTGCCCGAAGACGTGCTGCTCAGCGCCTACAAGGCGCAACGCACCAGCCCGATCGCGATCGACGAAAACATCAAGGAAGTTCAGGAAGCATCCGACCGCGCCACGCGCTACGGGATTCTCTCGAAGAAGCTCGACATCAACAAGGCCGTGGATCGGAGTTTCACCGCGGCAGCAAATTCCAACTAG
- the ssuC gene encoding aliphatic sulfonate ABC transporter permease SsuC, translating into MSLIDSLPRVGAPKLPRVDGLIPWIVPLAIILIWQAACVTGFVSARVLPAPSDVALAGWKLLLSGELARNIWVSFWRASVGFLIGGSIGFSFGLANGLSQTSSKLTDTTLQMVRNIPHLALIPLVILWFGIDESAKLFLVALGVFFPIYLNTLHGIRTVDPQLIEMGRIYGMSDGELFRRVIFPGALPSIFVGLRFALGIMWLTLIVAETIAASSGLGYMAMQAREFMLIDVVVLSILIYALLGKLADSASRALERLTLSWHPAFQKH; encoded by the coding sequence ATGAGTCTCATCGATAGTCTTCCGCGCGTTGGCGCGCCCAAATTGCCGCGCGTCGACGGCTTGATCCCGTGGATCGTGCCGCTGGCCATCATCCTGATCTGGCAGGCCGCCTGCGTCACCGGCTTTGTCTCGGCGCGGGTACTGCCGGCGCCGAGCGACGTCGCGCTGGCAGGGTGGAAGCTCCTGCTGTCCGGCGAGCTTGCGCGCAACATCTGGGTCAGCTTCTGGCGCGCCAGTGTCGGCTTCCTGATCGGCGGCAGCATCGGCTTCTCCTTCGGCCTCGCCAACGGCCTGTCGCAAACCTCCAGCAAGCTGACCGACACGACGCTGCAGATGGTGCGCAACATCCCGCATCTGGCGCTGATTCCGCTGGTGATCCTGTGGTTCGGCATCGACGAATCCGCCAAGCTGTTTCTGGTCGCACTCGGCGTTTTCTTCCCGATCTATCTCAACACGCTGCACGGCATCCGTACCGTCGATCCGCAACTGATCGAGATGGGACGGATCTACGGCATGAGCGACGGCGAGCTGTTCCGCCGGGTGATTTTCCCGGGCGCGCTGCCGTCGATCTTCGTCGGCCTGCGCTTCGCGCTTGGCATCATGTGGCTGACCCTGATCGTGGCGGAGACCATCGCGGCTTCCTCCGGCCTCGGTTACATGGCGATGCAGGCACGCGAGTTCATGCTGATCGACGTCGTGGTGCTCTCCATCCTGATCTACGCATTGCTCGGAAAACTCGCCGACAGCGCCTCGCGCGCGCTCGAACGGCTGACGCTGTCCTGGCACCCGGCCTTCCAGAAACATTGA
- a CDS encoding sulfonate ABC transporter substrate-binding protein, with amino-acid sequence MKRREFLKVSLGATAAASLSSAARAQAPLKEIRIGYQKTGVLVIARQQAVLEKRFAGKQIGIRWIEFTSGPPLLEAMSTGSVDLGAVGDTPPIFAQAANANVVYVAGSQITNGQGILVPANSSIRSIADLKGKRIGFTKGSSAHNVMIATLEKAGLTYDDITPVYLTPPDAGPAFANGSIEAWAVWDPYFAIGEKRQSGRILVNAHEVAKTNSFYLANRDFANTHVWETREVIDGLAEAARWAEANRADVASALAAITGVPLEVQTVAANRASFLIGPVTDEIVTTQQAVADRFHKLGLIPKPIAVRDIVWRHTQS; translated from the coding sequence ATGAAGCGTCGTGAGTTCCTTAAAGTGTCGCTTGGTGCAACGGCGGCTGCATCGCTGTCGTCCGCGGCGCGTGCGCAAGCGCCTCTCAAGGAAATCCGGATCGGCTACCAGAAGACCGGCGTGCTGGTGATCGCGCGGCAGCAGGCCGTGCTCGAAAAGCGGTTTGCTGGCAAGCAGATCGGGATCAGGTGGATCGAGTTCACCTCGGGGCCGCCTCTGCTCGAAGCCATGAGCACCGGCAGCGTCGATCTCGGCGCGGTCGGCGATACGCCGCCGATCTTCGCGCAGGCTGCGAACGCCAATGTCGTTTATGTCGCGGGATCGCAGATTACTAACGGGCAGGGCATTCTGGTCCCCGCCAATTCCAGCATTCGCAGCATTGCCGATCTGAAGGGTAAGCGTATCGGATTTACCAAGGGCAGCAGTGCGCACAACGTGATGATCGCCACGCTGGAGAAAGCCGGGCTGACCTATGACGACATCACGCCGGTCTATCTGACGCCGCCCGACGCGGGGCCGGCATTCGCCAATGGCAGCATCGAGGCGTGGGCCGTGTGGGATCCGTATTTTGCGATCGGCGAGAAGCGCCAGAGCGGCCGGATCCTCGTCAACGCCCACGAAGTCGCCAAGACCAATTCGTTCTATCTGGCCAATCGCGATTTCGCGAACACCCACGTTTGGGAAACCCGCGAGGTGATCGACGGACTGGCGGAGGCCGCGCGTTGGGCCGAGGCTAATCGTGCCGACGTCGCCAGCGCGCTCGCGGCGATCACCGGCGTGCCGCTGGAGGTCCAGACAGTCGCCGCCAATCGCGCCTCTTTCCTGATCGGCCCCGTGACCGACGAAATCGTCACGACGCAGCAGGCGGTGGCCGATCGCTTTCATAAGCTCGGCCTGATCCCGAAGCCGATCGCCGTGCGCGACATCGTCTGGCGCCATACCCAGAGCTGA
- a CDS encoding sulfonate ABC transporter substrate-binding protein produces the protein MRRFIQRWIASAVLSISMVAATVGASYGQERVVRIGFQKYGKLVLLKSKGTLEEKLKSAGYKVVWTEFPSGPPLLEALNVGAIDFGNTGEAPPIFAQAAGAPIQYVAYEPPAPKGEAILVPKNSKLNSVADLKGKKVALNKGSNVHYLLVKALEKAGVKYSEIEPVFLAPADARAAFERGAVDAWVIWDPFQAAAEAATGARTLADGTGIVSNYQFYFSSKKFLESDPRIVDVVLAQLSEVDDWAKGDSHAVAEQLAPAIGLSVPVVEVALKRQSYGIKPITDSVVADQQQVADTFFALGLIPKQIKISDVARRSGS, from the coding sequence ATGAGGCGTTTCATTCAACGCTGGATCGCCAGCGCCGTGCTGTCGATCAGCATGGTTGCGGCTACCGTCGGCGCTTCCTACGGCCAGGAAAGGGTGGTCCGCATCGGCTTCCAGAAATACGGCAAGCTGGTGCTGCTCAAGAGCAAGGGCACGCTGGAGGAGAAGCTGAAGTCCGCCGGCTACAAGGTGGTGTGGACGGAGTTTCCATCCGGTCCGCCGCTGCTCGAGGCGCTCAATGTCGGCGCGATCGATTTCGGCAACACCGGCGAAGCACCGCCGATCTTCGCGCAGGCCGCGGGCGCGCCGATCCAGTACGTCGCCTATGAGCCGCCGGCGCCGAAAGGCGAGGCCATCCTGGTGCCGAAGAATAGCAAGCTCAATTCCGTTGCCGACCTGAAAGGCAAGAAGGTCGCGCTGAACAAGGGCTCCAATGTTCACTATCTGCTGGTGAAGGCGCTGGAGAAGGCCGGCGTCAAATATTCCGAGATCGAGCCGGTGTTTCTGGCGCCGGCCGACGCCCGCGCGGCGTTCGAGCGTGGCGCGGTCGATGCCTGGGTGATCTGGGACCCGTTCCAGGCTGCCGCCGAAGCGGCCACCGGCGCGCGTACGCTTGCCGACGGCACCGGCATCGTCTCGAACTATCAGTTCTATTTCTCCTCGAAGAAGTTTTTGGAGAGCGACCCCAGGATCGTCGATGTGGTGCTGGCGCAGCTCAGCGAAGTCGACGACTGGGCCAAGGGCGATAGCCACGCCGTCGCCGAGCAGCTTGCGCCGGCGATCGGGCTTTCGGTCCCTGTCGTCGAGGTCGCGCTGAAGCGGCAGTCCTACGGCATCAAGCCGATCACCGACAGCGTGGTCGCCGATCAGCAACAGGTCGCCGACACGTTCTTCGCGCTCGGGCTGATCCCGAAACAAATCAAGATTTCTGACGTGGCCCGGAGGTCCGGATCGTGA
- the ssuD gene encoding FMNH2-dependent alkanesulfonate monooxygenase yields the protein MVSTQQSANILWFLPTHGDGRYLGTTTGGREVNFNYLRQIAQAADQLGYFGVLLPTGRSCEDSWVVASAVAPWTEQLRYLVAVRPGLQSPSVAARMTATLDRVSNGRLLINVVTGGDPIENKGDGIFLSHDERYAVTRKFLNVYSDLLAGKTVNVEGKHIRIEDGRLLFQPVQSPRPPLYFGGSSDAGIDVAVDTVDKYLTWGEPPAQVAEKVNRVKAAAAARGRKLSFGIRLHVIVRETNAEAWKAADELIQHVTDETITSAQKIFSRMDSVGQQRMAQLHGGRRDKLEISPNLWAGVGLVRGGAGTALVGDPQTVAARIREYQDVGIDTFIMSGYPHLEEAYRFAELVFPLLSLAQPNNVTPLRLNTGPFGETIGNEYRPQKQASQS from the coding sequence ATCGTGAGCACGCAACAAAGCGCCAACATTCTCTGGTTTCTGCCGACCCATGGTGACGGCCGTTATCTCGGCACCACCACCGGCGGACGCGAGGTGAACTTCAATTATTTGCGCCAGATCGCGCAGGCTGCCGACCAGCTCGGCTATTTTGGCGTCCTGCTGCCGACGGGGAGAAGCTGCGAGGACTCCTGGGTGGTTGCTTCGGCGGTCGCGCCGTGGACAGAGCAGCTGCGTTATCTCGTGGCGGTGCGGCCGGGCCTGCAGTCGCCCAGCGTCGCGGCGCGCATGACCGCAACGCTCGACCGGGTCTCTAACGGACGGTTGCTGATCAACGTCGTCACCGGCGGCGATCCCATTGAGAACAAGGGCGACGGCATTTTCCTGTCCCACGACGAGCGCTACGCGGTCACGCGCAAGTTCCTCAACGTCTATAGCGACCTGCTGGCGGGCAAGACCGTCAATGTCGAAGGCAAGCACATCCGCATCGAGGACGGACGCCTGCTGTTCCAGCCGGTGCAGTCGCCGCGGCCGCCGCTCTATTTCGGCGGATCGTCGGATGCCGGCATCGACGTCGCAGTCGATACCGTCGACAAGTACTTGACCTGGGGCGAGCCGCCGGCGCAGGTCGCCGAAAAGGTCAATCGCGTGAAGGCCGCCGCTGCCGCGCGCGGGCGAAAGCTCTCGTTCGGCATTCGCCTGCATGTGATCGTGCGCGAGACCAATGCGGAAGCGTGGAAGGCGGCCGATGAACTGATCCAGCACGTCACCGACGAGACGATCACCTCGGCGCAAAAAATCTTCTCGCGGATGGATTCGGTCGGCCAGCAGCGCATGGCGCAGCTTCATGGCGGCCGCCGCGACAAGCTCGAGATCAGCCCGAACCTGTGGGCCGGCGTCGGTCTGGTGCGCGGCGGCGCGGGCACCGCGCTGGTCGGCGATCCCCAGACGGTCGCCGCGCGGATCAGGGAGTATCAGGATGTCGGCATCGATACCTTCATCATGTCGGGGTACCCGCATCTGGAGGAAGCCTATCGCTTTGCGGAGCTGGTGTTCCCGCTGCTCTCGCTGGCGCAGCCTAACAACGTCACGCCGCTCCGCCTCAACACCGGGCCGTTCGGCGAAACCATCGGCAATGAATACCGGCCGCAGAAACAGGCATCGCAATCATGA
- a CDS encoding flavin reductase family protein: protein MNSLVRNVSIDREVSSGEFRNAMRRLTGGVSVITAGRGRDISGMTVTSVSSLSVDPPALVVSINREASSWPLVKRYGFFGVNILTSEQTDIAERFTGKSGLKGADRFAGVEWITRVSGVPLLAGALAAIDCEVEDIVERHSHAIVIGRVLDVTVSPRTAALAYWQGQYVAIDRDEDALRLAEVSVPKPHATRKIGR from the coding sequence ATGAACTCTCTCGTCCGCAATGTTTCGATCGACCGCGAAGTCTCTTCGGGTGAGTTTCGCAATGCCATGCGTCGCTTGACCGGCGGCGTCAGCGTCATCACGGCCGGGCGGGGCAGGGACATTTCGGGGATGACGGTCACCTCGGTGTCGTCGCTATCGGTCGATCCGCCCGCCTTGGTCGTCAGCATCAACCGCGAAGCGTCGTCCTGGCCGCTGGTGAAGCGCTATGGCTTCTTCGGCGTCAATATCCTGACGTCGGAGCAAACAGATATCGCCGAACGATTTACCGGCAAGAGCGGACTGAAGGGCGCAGATCGCTTTGCCGGAGTCGAGTGGATCACGCGCGTCTCCGGCGTGCCTTTGCTGGCAGGCGCGCTCGCGGCGATCGACTGTGAAGTCGAGGATATCGTTGAGCGGCATTCCCACGCGATCGTCATCGGCCGCGTGCTGGATGTGACGGTCTCGCCGCGCACGGCCGCGTTGGCCTATTGGCAGGGCCAGTATGTCGCGATCGATCGGGACGAGGACGCGCTCCGCCTGGCGGAAGTCAGCGTGCCCAAGCCGCACGCCACGCGAAAGATCGGACGATAG